In Parus major isolate Abel chromosome 8, Parus_major1.1, whole genome shotgun sequence, a single window of DNA contains:
- the FAM102B gene encoding protein FAM102B isoform X3, protein MCKISASATTGILDTCTCRVSVRKELKGGKAYAKLGFADLNLAEFAGSGNTTRRCLLEGYDTKNTRQDNSILKVLINMQLMSGDPCFKTPPSTATSIAIAGESESLHEDRKGGENLQVAHLGIADVSSKSASVPDELGACGHSRTSSYASQQSKLSGYSTCHSRSSSLSELCHRRNTSVGSTSVGSTSTGTGSILEPCEESETKVTETDIDTSVEDAPPEKQCRHPVKQDSVESQLKRVDATRVDADDIVEKILQSQDFSLDSSAEEEGLRLFVGPGGSTSFGSHHLPNRNYFLLAPDTLLETPRSYCCLCQKHSPSLSERC, encoded by the exons ATGTGTAAGATCAGTGCCAGTGCCACAACAGGGATTCTGGATACTTGCACTTGCAGGGTGTCGGTAAGGAAG gaattaaaAGGAGGAAAGGCATATGCAAAG CTGGGATTTGCAGATCTAAATCTAGCAGAGTTTGCTGGATCGGGAAATACCACTCGTCGCTGTTTACTGGAAGGTTATGATACCAAAAATACAAGACAAGACAACTCCATTctcaaa GTTTTGATCAACATGCAGTTGATGTCTGGAGACCCATGCTTTAAAAC GCCTCCTTCCACAGCAACATCTATAGCAATTGCTGGAGAATCAGAGTCTTTGCACGAAGACAGGAAAGGTGGAGAAAACTTACAAGTAGCACATCTGGGTATAGCAG ATGTCTCATCGAAGAGTGCCTCAGTCCCAGATGAACTTGGTGCATGTGGACATTCCAGAACATCAAGCTATGCAAGTCAGCAATCAAAACTGTCAG GATATAGCACATGTCACTCTAGATCATCCAGTCTGTCTGAACTCTGCCACAGGAGAAACACCTCAGTGGGGAGTACCTCAGTGGGAAGTACCTCAACAGGAACTGGAAGTATTCTAGAGCCATGTGAAGAGTCAGAGACAAAAGTAACTGAAACTGATATTGATACATCTGTTGAAGATGCACCACCAGAAAAACAATGCAG acaTCCTGTAAAGCAGGACTCTGTGGAGTCACAGCTGAAGCGGGTTGATGCTACCAGAGTTGATGCTGATGATATAGTTGAAAAAATACTCCAGAGTCAAGACTTCAGTTTAGACTCAAGTGCAGAAG AAGAAGGTTTAAGATTATTTGTGGGCCCTGGTGGAAGCACTTCTTTTGGAAGCCACCATCTACCTAACAG gaattatttccttttggcTCCTGATACTCTACTTGAAACCCCTAGGAGTTACTGCTGCCTTTGTCAGAAGCACTCACCTTCACTCAGTGAGAGATGCTGA